The Gasterosteus aculeatus chromosome 8, fGasAcu3.hap1.1, whole genome shotgun sequence genome has a window encoding:
- the lrrc7 gene encoding leucine-rich repeat-containing protein 7 isoform X10 — protein MDNYSTLQLQCLEMTTKRKLIGRLVPCRCFRGEEEVISVLDYSHCSLQQVPKEIFSFERTLEELYLDANQIEELPKQLFNCQALKKLSMPDNDLSNLPTTIASLVNLKELDISKNGIQEFPDNIKCCKGLSVVEASVNPITKLPDGFTQLLNLTQLFLNDAFLEFLPANFGRLSKLRILELRENHLKTMPKSIHRLTQLERLDLGSNEFTEMPEVLEQIHNLRELWLDNNSLQNIPGAIGKLRQLRYFDLAKNRIETLDTEISGCESLEDLLLSSNMLQHLPDSIGMLKKLTTLKVDDNQLTSLPNTIGSAKPKQGLSLLEELDCSCNELESLPPTIGYLHNLRTFAADENFLSELPREIGNCKNVTVMSMRSNKLEFLPDEIGQMTKLRVLNLSDNRLKNLPFTFTKLKDLAALWLSDNQSKALIPLQTEAHPETKQKVLTNYMFPQQPRHDEDYQSDSDSFNPTLWEEQRQQRMTVAFDFEDKKEEEDNSGKVKVEINLKRYPTPYPEDLKNMVKSVQSLVGKSVHVGHGHQHQHQHQHQHQHQHQHQHQHQHQLSTGSATSAGTNMEHTHLSKEQYEPPWPLPPKEVTDREMQDFSQSQLMDQGSMHNSGIDIPKRKDKEDLTESSETDTTRSLQLQKYYIYKDSMGGSPNDIRISDMRPTLVEPPMYKPKVVLLGKDKKESTDEEVDKLHCLNHSGSSATYSDYSPSQGSSGSSNPPGNAHPHAHSHAHSHQHPHPHAHAPALPASSKDQAPQIHWTNRLAQSFPKPIDSKPLLSQRETPPSGTLQQRGDRRPLSEPFDWSEAPHYDNTGFDPDESPMDPPSTGSQGNPPLGSKGRSQSTHGRRPLLRQERIVGVPLELDTQTLPFHGNQRSTPDNDPQSGHPSQNPWQNWTRTPSPLEDRTAFPSKLDLTPTSSPNPDRKDPRLEQGTGPLPGSWTYHDNQGEQNRKDQLSVSGGNKVTVVMSKSSDRLSPMMRETRSKFKKSQSIDEIDIGSYKVYSIPVDSYSTSIEQQTSLDRQDMPCSMEQTNMSRSQSAPMLDDDLIFAGHGASNQNQSGQKPAIPHKAYHFDHNYNPQVTMDRRVPPPFPNTPDYVNHSSKALEYINQPGKTLPKELVSPRYRAYPPLEMFSFPQSPINQDGASSQHQQPIPAQRSRPGFLRRADSLVSSTELALFRRVHEAQQEALQEAQYRQQADPPLYGRALAYSTPMEHSALSNMADSQSQMMHNKRNGRYDDDYPTYQEQKKPMIGYPTKSLTQRRPLSARSYSTETYGASQARPVSARPTMAALLEKMPPDYTLATCPEKPSDDTIKVRPGVPQKPDDITSRMPPDWRQQLLRHIEAKRLDRSGVLKHNTLTLGMLCQGGGHGQGRSSTLNFNLYNNTKHEPPAGRWLPLPPPPSAKATPSQQAAMLDNDQEGLSGSNQWAPYSLGRRDVPPDNLMKKSGHSHNPSHQSHNTMIVTSSSSSSSTTPHRVVQQGYDGMMNKGGQYQPGMPLSVVPSGGPGQYQGNMPQGHPAPGQGYQGSGLPMALSPSGNQPQYNLHSSHPSHQPATNPQYHGNQGMVHSNQGMAHSNQGMVHSNQGMVHSNQVVMTHTNPRPQSARCLLQTKGQKSTDGFQEQGIFVTRVQHDGPATSALQPGDKILQANGHSFLHMEHETAVSLLKSFQRTVDLLVLRDSSTC, from the exons ACTCCCAGATGGCTTTACGCAGCTCTTGAACCTGACCCAGCTCTTCTTAAACGATGCCTTCTTGGAGTTTCTCCCGGCTAACTTTGGCAG ACTCTCCAAACTACGGATCCTGGAGCTCAGAGAGAACCACCTGAAAACTATGCCAAA GTCCATCCACAGACTGACGCAGTTGGAGAGGTTGGATCTGGGTAGCAATGAGTTCACTGAAATG CCCGAGGTGTTGGAACAGATACACAACCTCAGAGAGCTGTGGCTGGATAACAACTCCCTACAGAATATACCAGGG GCGATAGGAAAACTTCGCCAATTGCGGTACTTTGACTTAGCTAAGAACCGCATCGAGACGTTGGACACTGAAATCTCCGGCTGCGAGTCCTTAGAAGACCTGCTTCTGTCCTCCAACATGCTGCAGCACCTCCCTGACTCTatag GAATGTTAAAGAAGCTGACAACATTGAaggtagatgacaaccagctgaCCTCACTGCCTAACACCATTGGGAG TGCGAAGCCCAAGCAAGG TCTGTCTCTATTGGAGGAGTTGGACTGCAGTTGTAATGAGTTGGAGTCGTTGCCTCCCACTATCGGCTACCTGCACAACCTGAGGACCTTCGCTGCTGACGAGAACTTCCTCTCAGAGCTTCCGCGGGAG attgGTAACTGTAAGAACGTGACCGTAATGTCAATGCGGTCCAACAAACTGGAGTTTCTTCCTGATGAGATCGGACAGATGACCAAACTACGGGTTCTCAACCTCAGTGATAACag gTTAAAGAATCTACCGTTCACCTTTACTAAGTTGAAGGACCTGGCCGCTCTCTGGCTTTCCGACAATCAG tccAAGGCTCTGATCCCACTGCAGACAGAAGCCCATCCTGAAACCAAACAGAAGGTTTTGACCAACTACATGTTTCCTCAGCAACCGCGACATGATGAGG acTACCAGTCGGATAGTGACAGCTTCAATCCCACTTTGTGGGAGGAGCAGAGACAGCAGAGGATGACTGTGGCCTTTGACTTTGAAGacaagaaggaagaggaagacaacTCTGGAAAGGTCAAG GTGGAGATAAACCTAAAGCGCTACCCAACACCCTATCCCGAGGACCTTAAGAACATGGTCAAGTCGGTGCAAAGCCTTGTGGGTAAAAGCGTACACGTGGGACACGGGcaccagcaccaacaccagcaccagcatcagcatcagcaccagcatcagcatcagcatcagcaccagcatCAGCTGAGCACAGGCAGCGCCACCTCGGCAGGAACCaacatggaacacacacacctcagcaaAGAACAGTACGAACCGCCGTGGCCCCTGCCTCCGAAAGAG gtgacagacagagagatgcAGGACTTCTCTCAGTCTCAGCTAATGGATCAGGGATCTATGCATAACTCTGGAATCGACATCCCCAAGAGGAAGGACAAAGAGGACCTGACAGAGAGCTCCGag ACTGACACGACAAGAAGCCTCCAACTTcagaaatattatatttataag GACTCCATGGGTGGCTCTCCCAATGACATCCGCATATCCGACATGAGGCCCACCCTGGTGGAGCCGCCGATGTACAAACCCAAGGTGGTTCTGCTGGGGAAGGACAAGAAAG AGTCCACAGATGAAGAGGTGGATAAGCTCCACTGTCTGAACCACAGCGGCTCCTCAGCCACTTACTCCGACTACTCTCCCTCGCAGggctcctccggctcctccaaCCCGCCCGGCAACGctcacccacacgcacactctcacgcacactcacaccagcacccgcacccacacgcacacgctcccGCCCTGCCGGCCTCGAGCAAGGACCAGGCCCCTCAAATACACTGGACCAACAG GCTGGCTCAGTCTTTCCCCAAACCCATTGACTCCAAGCCGCTGCTGTCTCAGAGAGAAACTCCTCCGTCGGGAACGCTGCAGCAGCGCGGGGATCGGCGCCCACTGAGCGAGCCTTTTGATTGGTCTGAGGCTCCTCACTATGACAACACAGGTTTCGATCCTGACGAGTCTCCTATGGATCCTCCGTCCACTGGAAGCCAGGGAAACCCGCCGCTGGGCTCCAAAGGCCGCAGCCAGTCAACACATGGGCGCCGCCCGCTGCTCAGGCAGGAGCGAATCGTAGGGGTGCCACTGGAGCTCGACACTCAGACGCTGCCCTTCCACGGCAACCAACGCTCCACGCCGGACAATGACCCACAGTCAGGGCATCCTTCCCAGAATCCCTGGCAGAACTGGACCAGAACCCCCAGCCCGCTGGAGGACCGAACCGCTTTTCCCTCCAAACTGGACCTGACGCCCACATCGAGCCCCAACCCAGACCGCAAGGACCCAAG GCTGGAACAAGGCACGGGGCCTCTGCCCGGCAGCTGGACCTACCACGACAATCAGGGGGAGCAGAACAGGAAGGATCAGCTAAGTGTAAGCGGGGGCAACAAGGTAACCGTGGTGATGAGTAAAAGCTCGGACCGCCTGTCCCCCATGATGAGGGAGACAAGATCCAAGTTCAAGAAGTCACAGAGCATCGATGAGATCGACATTGGCTCCTACAAGGTCTACAG taTACCCGTGGACAGCTACAGTACATCCATTGAGCAACAGACTAGTTTGGACCGCCAAGACATGCCCTGTTCTATGGAGCAGACCAACATGTCACGGTCACAGTCTGCCCCCATGTTAGACGATGACCTGATCTTTGCTGGACACGGAGCCAGCAACCAGAACCAGTCGGGACAGAAGCCAGCCATCCCACACAAGGCCTACCACTTTGACCACAACTACAACCCCCAG GTGACCATGGACCGTCGggtccctccccccttccccaacACACCAGATTATGTCAACCACTCATCGAAAGCCTTGGAGTACATCAATCAACCAGGGAAGACATTACCCAAGGAGTTAGTGAGCCCTCGGTATCGTGCGTATCCACCGCTGGAgatgttttctttcccccaaTCGCCGATCAACCAGGATGGTGCGTCCAGCCAGCACCAGCAGCCCATCCCCGCACAGCGCTCCAGACCTGGCTTTCTGAGGAGAGCGGATTCTTTGGTGAGCTCCACGGAGCTGGCCTTGTTCCGCAGAGTCCATGAAGCCCAGCAGGAGGCCCTCCAGGAAGCTCAGTACAGACAGCAG GCGGACCCCCCTCTTTACGGTCGGGCTCTGGCCTACTCCACCCCCATGGAGCACTCTGCTCTCTCCAACATGGCCGACAGCCAGAGCCAAATGATGCACAACAAGAGAAACGGTCGCTACGATGACGATTATCCCACCTACCAAGAACAGAAGAAGCCCATGATTGGGTATCCGACCAAGAGCCTGACTCAGCGCCGCCCTCTGTCTGCCCGGAGCTACAGTACTGAGACATATGGAGCCTCTCAG GCGCGTCCAGTGTCAGCTCGTCCCACCATGGCtgccctgctggagaaaatgCCCCCTGACTACACTCTCGCAACCTGCCCCGAAAAACCATCTGACGATACCATCAAAGTAAGGCCTGGCGTCCCACAGAAGCCCGACGACATCACCTCCAGGATGCCTCCCGATTGGAGGCAACAGCTACTTAGGCACATAGAAGCCAAACGATTGGACAGG AGTGGTGTCCTAAAGCACAACACGCTCACGCTGGGCATGCTCTGTCAGGGCGGGGGTCACGGCCAGGGGCGCAGCAGCACTTTGAACTTTAATCTTTACAATAACACAAAGCATGAGCCTCCTGCTGGCCGCTGGCTGCCactacctcctcctccgtctgctaAAGCT ACCCCGTCTCAACAGGCTGCCATGCTGGATAATGATCAGGAGGGGCTCTCAGGGAGCAACCAGTGGGCTCCTTATTCACTTGGCAGGAGGGACGTCCCACCTGACAACCTTATGAAAAAG AGCGGCCACTCGCACAACCCTTCCCACCAGTCACACAACACCATGATcgtcacctcctcttcctcctcctcctccaccacccctcACCGTGTAGTGCAGCAGGGCTACGATGGGATGATGAACAAAGGGGGCCAATACCAACCAGGCATGCCTCTGTCAGTGGTTCCCTCTGGGGGGCCTGGGCAGTACCAAGGCAACATGCCTCAAG GCCATCCCGCCCCTGGACAGGGCTACCAGGGTTCTGGCCTGCCCATGGCTCTGTCCCCGTCTGGGAACCAGCCTCAGTACAACCTCCATTCCTCCCACCCATCCCATCAGCCTGCCACCAACCCTCAGTACCACGGCAACCAGGGCATGGTCCATAGCAACCAGGGCATGGCCCACAGCAACCAGGGGATGGTGCATAGCAACCAGGGGATGGTACACAGTAATCAGGTTGTCATGACTCACACTAACCCGCGGCCTCAGAGCGCTCGCTGCCTGTTGCAGACTAAAGGCCAGAAGAGCACAGATGGTTTTCAAGAGCAG GGTATCTTTGTTACTAGGGTACAGCATGACGGGCCTGCCACCTCCGCCCTGCAGCCCGGAGACAAGATTCTGCAG GCTAACGGACATAGTTTTTTACACATGGAGCACGAGACAGCCGTCTCTCTGCTGAAGAGTTTCCAGCGGACGGTGGACTTGTTGGTTCTGAGAGACAGCAGCACTTGctaa
- the lrrc7 gene encoding leucine-rich repeat-containing protein 7 isoform X7 → MDNYSTLQLQCLEMTTKRKLIGRLVPCRCFRGEEEVISVLDYSHCSLQQVPKEIFSFERTLEELYLDANQIEELPKQLFNCQALKKLSMPDNDLSNLPTTIASLVNLKELDISKNGIQEFPDNIKCCKGLSVVEASVNPITKLPDGFTQLLNLTQLFLNDAFLEFLPANFGRLSKLRILELRENHLKTMPKSIHRLTQLERLDLGSNEFTEMPEVLEQIHNLRELWLDNNSLQNIPGAIGKLRQLRYFDLAKNRIETLDTEISGCESLEDLLLSSNMLQHLPDSIGMLKKLTTLKVDDNQLTSLPNTIGSAKPKQGLSLLEELDCSCNELESLPPTIGYLHNLRTFAADENFLSELPREIGNCKNVTVMSMRSNKLEFLPDEIGQMTKLRVLNLSDNRLKNLPFTFTKLKDLAALWLSDNQSKALIPLQTEAHPETKQKVLTNYMFPQQPRHDEDYQSDSDSFNPTLWEEQRQQRMTVAFDFEDKKEEEDNSGKVKVEINLKRYPTPYPEDLKNMVKSVQSLVGKSVHVGHGHQHQHQHQHQHQHQHQHQHQHQHQLSTGSATSAGTNMEHTHLSKEQYEPPWPLPPKEVTDREMQDFSQSQLMDQGSMHNSGIDIPKRKDKEDLTESSEDSMGGSPNDIRISDMRPTLVEPPMYKPKVVLLGKDKKESTDEEVDKLHCLNHSGSSATYSDYSPSQGSSGSSNPPGNAHPHAHSHAHSHQHPHPHAHAPALPASSKDQAPQIHWTNRLAQSFPKPIDSKPLLSQRETPPSGTLQQRGDRRPLSEPFDWSEAPHYDNTGFDPDESPMDPPSTGSQGNPPLGSKGRSQSTHGRRPLLRQERIVGVPLELDTQTLPFHGNQRSTPDNDPQSGHPSQNPWQNWTRTPSPLEDRTAFPSKLDLTPTSSPNPDRKDPRLEQGTGPLPGSWTYHDNQGEQNRKDQLSVSGGNKVTVVMSKSSDRLSPMMRETRSKFKKSQSIDEIDIGSYKVYSIPVDSYSTSIEQQTSLDRQDMPCSMEQTNMSRSQSAPMLDDDLIFAGHGASNQNQSGQKPAIPHKAYHFDHNYNPQVTMDRRVPPPFPNTPDYVNHSSKALEYINQPGKTLPKELVSPRYRAYPPLEMFSFPQSPINQDGASSQHQQPIPAQRSRPGFLRRADSLVSSTELALFRRVHEAQQEALQEAQYRQQADPPLYGRALAYSTPMEHSALSNMADSQSQMMHNKRNGRYDDDYPTYQEQKKPMIGYPTKSLTQRRPLSARSYSTETYGASQARPVSARPTMAALLEKMPPDYTLATCPEKPSDDTIKVRPGVPQKPDDITSRMPPDWRQQLLRHIEAKRLDRSGVLKHNTLTLGMLCQGGGHGQGRSSTLNFNLYNNTKHEPPAGRWLPLPPPPSAKATPSQQAAMLDNDQEGLSGSNQWAPYSLGRRDVPPDNLMKKSGHSHNPSHQSHNTMIVTSSSSSSSTTPHRVVQQGYDGMMNKGGQYQPGMPLSVVPSGGPGQYQGNMPQGHPAPGQGYQGSGLPMALSPSGNQPQYNLHSSHPSHQPATNPQYHGNQGMVHSNQGMAHSNQGMVHSNQGMVHSNQVVMTHTNPRPQSARCLLQTKGQKSTDGFQEQLCVRIEKNPGLGFSISGGISGQGNPFKPSDMGIFVTRVQHDGPATSALQPGDKILQANGHSFLHMEHETAVSLLKSFQRTVDLLVLRDSSTC, encoded by the exons ACTCCCAGATGGCTTTACGCAGCTCTTGAACCTGACCCAGCTCTTCTTAAACGATGCCTTCTTGGAGTTTCTCCCGGCTAACTTTGGCAG ACTCTCCAAACTACGGATCCTGGAGCTCAGAGAGAACCACCTGAAAACTATGCCAAA GTCCATCCACAGACTGACGCAGTTGGAGAGGTTGGATCTGGGTAGCAATGAGTTCACTGAAATG CCCGAGGTGTTGGAACAGATACACAACCTCAGAGAGCTGTGGCTGGATAACAACTCCCTACAGAATATACCAGGG GCGATAGGAAAACTTCGCCAATTGCGGTACTTTGACTTAGCTAAGAACCGCATCGAGACGTTGGACACTGAAATCTCCGGCTGCGAGTCCTTAGAAGACCTGCTTCTGTCCTCCAACATGCTGCAGCACCTCCCTGACTCTatag GAATGTTAAAGAAGCTGACAACATTGAaggtagatgacaaccagctgaCCTCACTGCCTAACACCATTGGGAG TGCGAAGCCCAAGCAAGG TCTGTCTCTATTGGAGGAGTTGGACTGCAGTTGTAATGAGTTGGAGTCGTTGCCTCCCACTATCGGCTACCTGCACAACCTGAGGACCTTCGCTGCTGACGAGAACTTCCTCTCAGAGCTTCCGCGGGAG attgGTAACTGTAAGAACGTGACCGTAATGTCAATGCGGTCCAACAAACTGGAGTTTCTTCCTGATGAGATCGGACAGATGACCAAACTACGGGTTCTCAACCTCAGTGATAACag gTTAAAGAATCTACCGTTCACCTTTACTAAGTTGAAGGACCTGGCCGCTCTCTGGCTTTCCGACAATCAG tccAAGGCTCTGATCCCACTGCAGACAGAAGCCCATCCTGAAACCAAACAGAAGGTTTTGACCAACTACATGTTTCCTCAGCAACCGCGACATGATGAGG acTACCAGTCGGATAGTGACAGCTTCAATCCCACTTTGTGGGAGGAGCAGAGACAGCAGAGGATGACTGTGGCCTTTGACTTTGAAGacaagaaggaagaggaagacaacTCTGGAAAGGTCAAG GTGGAGATAAACCTAAAGCGCTACCCAACACCCTATCCCGAGGACCTTAAGAACATGGTCAAGTCGGTGCAAAGCCTTGTGGGTAAAAGCGTACACGTGGGACACGGGcaccagcaccaacaccagcaccagcatcagcatcagcaccagcatcagcatcagcatcagcaccagcatCAGCTGAGCACAGGCAGCGCCACCTCGGCAGGAACCaacatggaacacacacacctcagcaaAGAACAGTACGAACCGCCGTGGCCCCTGCCTCCGAAAGAG gtgacagacagagagatgcAGGACTTCTCTCAGTCTCAGCTAATGGATCAGGGATCTATGCATAACTCTGGAATCGACATCCCCAAGAGGAAGGACAAAGAGGACCTGACAGAGAGCTCCGag GACTCCATGGGTGGCTCTCCCAATGACATCCGCATATCCGACATGAGGCCCACCCTGGTGGAGCCGCCGATGTACAAACCCAAGGTGGTTCTGCTGGGGAAGGACAAGAAAG AGTCCACAGATGAAGAGGTGGATAAGCTCCACTGTCTGAACCACAGCGGCTCCTCAGCCACTTACTCCGACTACTCTCCCTCGCAGggctcctccggctcctccaaCCCGCCCGGCAACGctcacccacacgcacactctcacgcacactcacaccagcacccgcacccacacgcacacgctcccGCCCTGCCGGCCTCGAGCAAGGACCAGGCCCCTCAAATACACTGGACCAACAG GCTGGCTCAGTCTTTCCCCAAACCCATTGACTCCAAGCCGCTGCTGTCTCAGAGAGAAACTCCTCCGTCGGGAACGCTGCAGCAGCGCGGGGATCGGCGCCCACTGAGCGAGCCTTTTGATTGGTCTGAGGCTCCTCACTATGACAACACAGGTTTCGATCCTGACGAGTCTCCTATGGATCCTCCGTCCACTGGAAGCCAGGGAAACCCGCCGCTGGGCTCCAAAGGCCGCAGCCAGTCAACACATGGGCGCCGCCCGCTGCTCAGGCAGGAGCGAATCGTAGGGGTGCCACTGGAGCTCGACACTCAGACGCTGCCCTTCCACGGCAACCAACGCTCCACGCCGGACAATGACCCACAGTCAGGGCATCCTTCCCAGAATCCCTGGCAGAACTGGACCAGAACCCCCAGCCCGCTGGAGGACCGAACCGCTTTTCCCTCCAAACTGGACCTGACGCCCACATCGAGCCCCAACCCAGACCGCAAGGACCCAAG GCTGGAACAAGGCACGGGGCCTCTGCCCGGCAGCTGGACCTACCACGACAATCAGGGGGAGCAGAACAGGAAGGATCAGCTAAGTGTAAGCGGGGGCAACAAGGTAACCGTGGTGATGAGTAAAAGCTCGGACCGCCTGTCCCCCATGATGAGGGAGACAAGATCCAAGTTCAAGAAGTCACAGAGCATCGATGAGATCGACATTGGCTCCTACAAGGTCTACAG taTACCCGTGGACAGCTACAGTACATCCATTGAGCAACAGACTAGTTTGGACCGCCAAGACATGCCCTGTTCTATGGAGCAGACCAACATGTCACGGTCACAGTCTGCCCCCATGTTAGACGATGACCTGATCTTTGCTGGACACGGAGCCAGCAACCAGAACCAGTCGGGACAGAAGCCAGCCATCCCACACAAGGCCTACCACTTTGACCACAACTACAACCCCCAG GTGACCATGGACCGTCGggtccctccccccttccccaacACACCAGATTATGTCAACCACTCATCGAAAGCCTTGGAGTACATCAATCAACCAGGGAAGACATTACCCAAGGAGTTAGTGAGCCCTCGGTATCGTGCGTATCCACCGCTGGAgatgttttctttcccccaaTCGCCGATCAACCAGGATGGTGCGTCCAGCCAGCACCAGCAGCCCATCCCCGCACAGCGCTCCAGACCTGGCTTTCTGAGGAGAGCGGATTCTTTGGTGAGCTCCACGGAGCTGGCCTTGTTCCGCAGAGTCCATGAAGCCCAGCAGGAGGCCCTCCAGGAAGCTCAGTACAGACAGCAG GCGGACCCCCCTCTTTACGGTCGGGCTCTGGCCTACTCCACCCCCATGGAGCACTCTGCTCTCTCCAACATGGCCGACAGCCAGAGCCAAATGATGCACAACAAGAGAAACGGTCGCTACGATGACGATTATCCCACCTACCAAGAACAGAAGAAGCCCATGATTGGGTATCCGACCAAGAGCCTGACTCAGCGCCGCCCTCTGTCTGCCCGGAGCTACAGTACTGAGACATATGGAGCCTCTCAG GCGCGTCCAGTGTCAGCTCGTCCCACCATGGCtgccctgctggagaaaatgCCCCCTGACTACACTCTCGCAACCTGCCCCGAAAAACCATCTGACGATACCATCAAAGTAAGGCCTGGCGTCCCACAGAAGCCCGACGACATCACCTCCAGGATGCCTCCCGATTGGAGGCAACAGCTACTTAGGCACATAGAAGCCAAACGATTGGACAGG AGTGGTGTCCTAAAGCACAACACGCTCACGCTGGGCATGCTCTGTCAGGGCGGGGGTCACGGCCAGGGGCGCAGCAGCACTTTGAACTTTAATCTTTACAATAACACAAAGCATGAGCCTCCTGCTGGCCGCTGGCTGCCactacctcctcctccgtctgctaAAGCT ACCCCGTCTCAACAGGCTGCCATGCTGGATAATGATCAGGAGGGGCTCTCAGGGAGCAACCAGTGGGCTCCTTATTCACTTGGCAGGAGGGACGTCCCACCTGACAACCTTATGAAAAAG AGCGGCCACTCGCACAACCCTTCCCACCAGTCACACAACACCATGATcgtcacctcctcttcctcctcctcctccaccacccctcACCGTGTAGTGCAGCAGGGCTACGATGGGATGATGAACAAAGGGGGCCAATACCAACCAGGCATGCCTCTGTCAGTGGTTCCCTCTGGGGGGCCTGGGCAGTACCAAGGCAACATGCCTCAAG GCCATCCCGCCCCTGGACAGGGCTACCAGGGTTCTGGCCTGCCCATGGCTCTGTCCCCGTCTGGGAACCAGCCTCAGTACAACCTCCATTCCTCCCACCCATCCCATCAGCCTGCCACCAACCCTCAGTACCACGGCAACCAGGGCATGGTCCATAGCAACCAGGGCATGGCCCACAGCAACCAGGGGATGGTGCATAGCAACCAGGGGATGGTACACAGTAATCAGGTTGTCATGACTCACACTAACCCGCGGCCTCAGAGCGCTCGCTGCCTGTTGCAGACTAAAGGCCAGAAGAGCACAGATGGTTTTCAAGAGCAG TTGTGTGTGAGAATAGAGAAGAACCCTGGTCTTGGTTTCAGTATCTCTGGTGGCATCAGCGGCCAGGGGAACCCCTTCAAACCCTCCGACATG GGTATCTTTGTTACTAGGGTACAGCATGACGGGCCTGCCACCTCCGCCCTGCAGCCCGGAGACAAGATTCTGCAG GCTAACGGACATAGTTTTTTACACATGGAGCACGAGACAGCCGTCTCTCTGCTGAAGAGTTTCCAGCGGACGGTGGACTTGTTGGTTCTGAGAGACAGCAGCACTTGctaa